A stretch of the Odontesthes bonariensis isolate fOdoBon6 chromosome 5, fOdoBon6.hap1, whole genome shotgun sequence genome encodes the following:
- the epn1a gene encoding epsin-1 isoform X1 has protein sequence MSTSSLRRQVKNIVHNYSEAEIKVREATSNDPWGPSSSLMSEIADLTYNVVAFSEIMSMVWKRLNDHGKNWRHVYKAMTLMEYLIKTGSERVAQQCRENIYAVQTLKDFQYIDRDGKDQGLNVREKAKQLVTLLKDEEKLREERIHALKTKEKMAQTTSASSAPSAPSLGGSLSQGSQSGGADPEQAWPQSTGEEDLQLQLALAMSKEEAEQEERLRRGDDLRLQMALEESRREKSKPEEGALMELNAADPWGAPAAPTAGSAGPSPPPTVSVPAASGPWGTAPSDPWGVASPTSPTSSDPWGGGAPPTISLPPDPWGETSNRVNNVDPWGSSAVTPPSADPWGSPVPPSTSSSGGPVDPWARDGPVPASDPITSDIWSGSAKHTNGTGDPERRGSSTTGCDSTGSPVPFDLSSLGSSLPVRKTPESFLGPNAALVDLDSLVSSKPKPKQPPPPSISSSSAHNPFLQNTGSSAPGMAVTPGSTISSRGVSPTPASSNPFGVAPSISPQPSSLGLSSLRTSPVPPNPMLGMMHPGMGLGPMSVGMGAPGMGQVMMQASPMGMPFGGLSPMAPPGSVLLGPGGVPPPQLILGGPTGDGGVMGAGGSMGGGGTTGASTNPFLL, from the exons ATGTCGACCTCATCGCTACGGCGACAAGTAAAGAACATCGTCCACAACTATTCAGAGGCTGAAATCAAG GTTAGAGAAGCGACGTCCAATGACCCATGGGGTCCCAGCAGCTCTCTAATGTCAGAGATTGCAGATCTGACCTACAATGTTGTGGCCTTCTCAGAAATCATGAGCATGGTGTGGAAGCGCCTCAATGACCACGGCAAGAACTGGAGACATGTGTACAAG gCTATGACTCTTATGGAATACCTTATTAAGACGGGTTCAGAACGTGTTGCCCAGCAGTGTCGAGAAAATATATACGCGGTCCAGACCCTCAAGGATTTCCAGTACATAGACAGGGATGGCAAAGACCAg gGTCTGAATGTGCGAGAGAAAGCTAAACAGCTGGTGACCCTGTTGaaagatgaagagaagctaaGAGAAGAGAGGATCCACGCCCTCAAAACCAAAGAGAAAATGGCTCAGACCACCAGCG CCTCCTCGGCTCCCTCAGCGCCCAGCTTGGGGGGCAGCCTGTCACAGGGCTCACAATCTGGAGGGGCAGACCCTGAGCAGGCTTGGCCACAAAGCACTGGAGAGGAGGACCTGCAGCTTCAGCTTGCTTTAGCAATGAGTAAAGAAGAGGCAGAGCAG GAGGAGCGGCTGCGGAGAGGTGATGACCTGAGACTGCAGATGGCCCTCGAAGAGAGCAGGCGGGAGAAATCTAAACCAGAGGAG GGTGCTCTGATGGAGCTGAATGCTGCGGACCCCTGGGGGGCCCCTGCTGCTCCCACTGCGGGCTCTGCCGGCCCTTCACCTCCACCCACAGTTTCTGTCCCTGCTGCCTCTGGCCCATGGGGCACAGCCCCCTCAGATCCATGGGGAGTAGCATCGCCCACATCCCCTACAAGCTCTGACCCGTGGGGTGGGGGAGCCCCACCTACTATATCCCTTCCTCCAGACCCCTGGGGTGAAACATCCAACAGGGTTAACAACGTCGACCCCTGGGGAAGCTCAG CTGTGACCCCCCCCAGTGCTGACCCCTGGGGCTCCCCAGTCCCACCCAGCACGTCCTCCTCTGGGGGGCCAGTAGACCCCTGGGCAAGGGACGGGCCTGTCCCTGCCTCTGACCCTATCACCTCCGACATCTGGAGTGGCTCCGCCAAACACACTAACGGCACAG GAGATCCAGAAAGGCGAGGGTCTTCAACAACAGGCTGTGACAGCACAGGTTCACCGGTGCCCTTTGACTTGTCTTCTCTCGGCTCTTCACTTCCCGTTCGTAAGACTCCTGAGTCCTTCCTCGGCCCCAACGCAGCGCTTGTTGACCTCGATTCCCTGGTGTCATctaaacccaaacccaaacagCCGCCGCCTCCTTCCATCTCTTCCTCGTCAGCGCACAACCCCTTCCTTCAAAACACAG gCTCATCTGCCCCCGGCATGGCGGTGACTCCAGGCAGCACCATCTCCAGTCGGGGAGTTTCTCCAACACCTGCCTCCTCCAACCCTTTTGGTGTGGCCCCCTCCATCTCACCCCAGCCATCATCACTGGGCCTCAGTAGCCTGCGCACCAGTCCTGTGCCTCCCAATCCCATGCTGGGCATGATGCATCCCGGAATGGGCCTGGGGCCAATGAGTGTGGGGATGGGGGCTCCGGGAATGGGCCAAGTTATGATGCAGGCCAGCCCCATGGGAATGCCCTTTGGCGGGCTCTCCCCTATGGCCCCCCCAGGCTCTGTTCTGTTGGGGCCGGGAGGCGTGCCGCCTCCTCAGCTGATTTTGGGTGGGCCCACAGGAGACGGAGGAGTGATGGGGGCAGGGGGGTCgatgggaggaggaggaacgACGGGAGCGAGCACCAATCCGTTTCTTCTTTGA
- the epn1a gene encoding epsin-1 isoform X3 yields the protein MSTSSLRRQVKNIVHNYSEAEIKVREATSNDPWGPSSSLMSEIADLTYNVVAFSEIMSMVWKRLNDHGKNWRHVYKAMTLMEYLIKTGSERVAQQCRENIYAVQTLKDFQYIDRDGKDQGLNVREKAKQLVTLLKDEEKLREERIHALKTKEKMAQTTSASSAPSAPSLGGSLSQGSQSGGADPEQAWPQSTGEEDLQLQLALAMSKEEAEQTSADPLEDAEFRYAITLSKEVQQKEERLRRGDDLRLQMALEESRREKSKPEEGALMELNAADPWGAPAAPTAGSAGPSPPPTVSVPAASGPWGTAPSDPWGVASPTSPTSSDPWGGGAPPTISLPPDPWGETSNRVNNVDPWGSSAVTPPSADPWGSPVPPSTSSSGGPVDPWARDGPVPASDPITSDIWSGSAKHTNGTGDPERRGSSTTGCDSTGSPVPFDLSSLGSSLPVRKTPESFLGPNAALVDLDSLVSSKPKPKQPPPPSISSSSAHNPFLQNTGSSAPGMAVTPGSTISSRGVSPTPASSNPFGVAPSISPQPSSLGLSSLRTSPVPPNPMLGMMHPGMGLGPMSVGMGAPGMGQVMMQASPMGMPFGGLSPMAPPGSVLLGPGGVPPPQLILGGPTGDGGVMGAGGSMGGGGTTGASTNPFLL from the exons ATGTCGACCTCATCGCTACGGCGACAAGTAAAGAACATCGTCCACAACTATTCAGAGGCTGAAATCAAG GTTAGAGAAGCGACGTCCAATGACCCATGGGGTCCCAGCAGCTCTCTAATGTCAGAGATTGCAGATCTGACCTACAATGTTGTGGCCTTCTCAGAAATCATGAGCATGGTGTGGAAGCGCCTCAATGACCACGGCAAGAACTGGAGACATGTGTACAAG gCTATGACTCTTATGGAATACCTTATTAAGACGGGTTCAGAACGTGTTGCCCAGCAGTGTCGAGAAAATATATACGCGGTCCAGACCCTCAAGGATTTCCAGTACATAGACAGGGATGGCAAAGACCAg gGTCTGAATGTGCGAGAGAAAGCTAAACAGCTGGTGACCCTGTTGaaagatgaagagaagctaaGAGAAGAGAGGATCCACGCCCTCAAAACCAAAGAGAAAATGGCTCAGACCACCAGCG CCTCCTCGGCTCCCTCAGCGCCCAGCTTGGGGGGCAGCCTGTCACAGGGCTCACAATCTGGAGGGGCAGACCCTGAGCAGGCTTGGCCACAAAGCACTGGAGAGGAGGACCTGCAGCTTCAGCTTGCTTTAGCAATGAGTAAAGAAGAGGCAGAGCAG ACTAGCGCGGATCCACTGGAGGATGCAGAGTTCCGCTATGCAATCACTCTGAGCAAAGAGGTGCAGCAAAAG GAGGAGCGGCTGCGGAGAGGTGATGACCTGAGACTGCAGATGGCCCTCGAAGAGAGCAGGCGGGAGAAATCTAAACCAGAGGAG GGTGCTCTGATGGAGCTGAATGCTGCGGACCCCTGGGGGGCCCCTGCTGCTCCCACTGCGGGCTCTGCCGGCCCTTCACCTCCACCCACAGTTTCTGTCCCTGCTGCCTCTGGCCCATGGGGCACAGCCCCCTCAGATCCATGGGGAGTAGCATCGCCCACATCCCCTACAAGCTCTGACCCGTGGGGTGGGGGAGCCCCACCTACTATATCCCTTCCTCCAGACCCCTGGGGTGAAACATCCAACAGGGTTAACAACGTCGACCCCTGGGGAAGCTCAG CTGTGACCCCCCCCAGTGCTGACCCCTGGGGCTCCCCAGTCCCACCCAGCACGTCCTCCTCTGGGGGGCCAGTAGACCCCTGGGCAAGGGACGGGCCTGTCCCTGCCTCTGACCCTATCACCTCCGACATCTGGAGTGGCTCCGCCAAACACACTAACGGCACAG GAGATCCAGAAAGGCGAGGGTCTTCAACAACAGGCTGTGACAGCACAGGTTCACCGGTGCCCTTTGACTTGTCTTCTCTCGGCTCTTCACTTCCCGTTCGTAAGACTCCTGAGTCCTTCCTCGGCCCCAACGCAGCGCTTGTTGACCTCGATTCCCTGGTGTCATctaaacccaaacccaaacagCCGCCGCCTCCTTCCATCTCTTCCTCGTCAGCGCACAACCCCTTCCTTCAAAACACAG gCTCATCTGCCCCCGGCATGGCGGTGACTCCAGGCAGCACCATCTCCAGTCGGGGAGTTTCTCCAACACCTGCCTCCTCCAACCCTTTTGGTGTGGCCCCCTCCATCTCACCCCAGCCATCATCACTGGGCCTCAGTAGCCTGCGCACCAGTCCTGTGCCTCCCAATCCCATGCTGGGCATGATGCATCCCGGAATGGGCCTGGGGCCAATGAGTGTGGGGATGGGGGCTCCGGGAATGGGCCAAGTTATGATGCAGGCCAGCCCCATGGGAATGCCCTTTGGCGGGCTCTCCCCTATGGCCCCCCCAGGCTCTGTTCTGTTGGGGCCGGGAGGCGTGCCGCCTCCTCAGCTGATTTTGGGTGGGCCCACAGGAGACGGAGGAGTGATGGGGGCAGGGGGGTCgatgggaggaggaggaacgACGGGAGCGAGCACCAATCCGTTTCTTCTTTGA
- the epn1a gene encoding epsin-1 isoform X2 — translation MSMVWKRLNDHGKNWRHVYKAMTLMEYLIKTGSERVAQQCRENIYAVQTLKDFQYIDRDGKDQGLNVREKAKQLVTLLKDEEKLREERIHALKTKEKMAQTTSASSAPSAPSLGGSLSQGSQSGGADPEQAWPQSTGEEDLQLQLALAMSKEEAEQEERLRRGDDLRLQMALEESRREKSKPEEGALMELNAADPWGAPAAPTAGSAGPSPPPTVSVPAASGPWGTAPSDPWGVASPTSPTSSDPWGGGAPPTISLPPDPWGETSNRVNNVDPWGSSAVTPPSADPWGSPVPPSTSSSGGPVDPWARDGPVPASDPITSDIWSGSAKHTNGTGDPERRGSSTTGCDSTGSPVPFDLSSLGSSLPVRKTPESFLGPNAALVDLDSLVSSKPKPKQPPPPSISSSSAHNPFLQNTGSSAPGMAVTPGSTISSRGVSPTPASSNPFGVAPSISPQPSSLGLSSLRTSPVPPNPMLGMMHPGMGLGPMSVGMGAPGMGQVMMQASPMGMPFGGLSPMAPPGSVLLGPGGVPPPQLILGGPTGDGGVMGAGGSMGGGGTTGASTNPFLL, via the exons ATGAGCATGGTGTGGAAGCGCCTCAATGACCACGGCAAGAACTGGAGACATGTGTACAAG gCTATGACTCTTATGGAATACCTTATTAAGACGGGTTCAGAACGTGTTGCCCAGCAGTGTCGAGAAAATATATACGCGGTCCAGACCCTCAAGGATTTCCAGTACATAGACAGGGATGGCAAAGACCAg gGTCTGAATGTGCGAGAGAAAGCTAAACAGCTGGTGACCCTGTTGaaagatgaagagaagctaaGAGAAGAGAGGATCCACGCCCTCAAAACCAAAGAGAAAATGGCTCAGACCACCAGCG CCTCCTCGGCTCCCTCAGCGCCCAGCTTGGGGGGCAGCCTGTCACAGGGCTCACAATCTGGAGGGGCAGACCCTGAGCAGGCTTGGCCACAAAGCACTGGAGAGGAGGACCTGCAGCTTCAGCTTGCTTTAGCAATGAGTAAAGAAGAGGCAGAGCAG GAGGAGCGGCTGCGGAGAGGTGATGACCTGAGACTGCAGATGGCCCTCGAAGAGAGCAGGCGGGAGAAATCTAAACCAGAGGAG GGTGCTCTGATGGAGCTGAATGCTGCGGACCCCTGGGGGGCCCCTGCTGCTCCCACTGCGGGCTCTGCCGGCCCTTCACCTCCACCCACAGTTTCTGTCCCTGCTGCCTCTGGCCCATGGGGCACAGCCCCCTCAGATCCATGGGGAGTAGCATCGCCCACATCCCCTACAAGCTCTGACCCGTGGGGTGGGGGAGCCCCACCTACTATATCCCTTCCTCCAGACCCCTGGGGTGAAACATCCAACAGGGTTAACAACGTCGACCCCTGGGGAAGCTCAG CTGTGACCCCCCCCAGTGCTGACCCCTGGGGCTCCCCAGTCCCACCCAGCACGTCCTCCTCTGGGGGGCCAGTAGACCCCTGGGCAAGGGACGGGCCTGTCCCTGCCTCTGACCCTATCACCTCCGACATCTGGAGTGGCTCCGCCAAACACACTAACGGCACAG GAGATCCAGAAAGGCGAGGGTCTTCAACAACAGGCTGTGACAGCACAGGTTCACCGGTGCCCTTTGACTTGTCTTCTCTCGGCTCTTCACTTCCCGTTCGTAAGACTCCTGAGTCCTTCCTCGGCCCCAACGCAGCGCTTGTTGACCTCGATTCCCTGGTGTCATctaaacccaaacccaaacagCCGCCGCCTCCTTCCATCTCTTCCTCGTCAGCGCACAACCCCTTCCTTCAAAACACAG gCTCATCTGCCCCCGGCATGGCGGTGACTCCAGGCAGCACCATCTCCAGTCGGGGAGTTTCTCCAACACCTGCCTCCTCCAACCCTTTTGGTGTGGCCCCCTCCATCTCACCCCAGCCATCATCACTGGGCCTCAGTAGCCTGCGCACCAGTCCTGTGCCTCCCAATCCCATGCTGGGCATGATGCATCCCGGAATGGGCCTGGGGCCAATGAGTGTGGGGATGGGGGCTCCGGGAATGGGCCAAGTTATGATGCAGGCCAGCCCCATGGGAATGCCCTTTGGCGGGCTCTCCCCTATGGCCCCCCCAGGCTCTGTTCTGTTGGGGCCGGGAGGCGTGCCGCCTCCTCAGCTGATTTTGGGTGGGCCCACAGGAGACGGAGGAGTGATGGGGGCAGGGGGGTCgatgggaggaggaggaacgACGGGAGCGAGCACCAATCCGTTTCTTCTTTGA